The genomic region AGGCCGCGCGGGGCACGGGCGCGCACGACCCCCACCGCGCGGTCTAGGAAATCCGCACCCCCTGGGGATCCGCACGCTCCGGTCCCACGGCCGGGGAGATCCGTACGGTCTAGGCGATCACGGCCCGCTGCTCGGCGATGCGGGCGAAGTCCTCGATTCGCAGCTGCTCCCCGCGCGCCGATGGGTCGATCCCCGCTCCGACCAGCGCCTTCTCGGCGGCGGCCGGCGTGCCGGCCCAGGAGGCGAGCGCGGCGCGCAGCGTCTTGCGGCGCTGCGCGAAGGCCGCGTCGACGGCGGCGAAGACCTCCTGGCGGGTCGCCGTCGTCGCCGGCGGCTCCCGTCGTACGAGCGAGACGAGTCCGGAGTCGACGTTCGGCGCGGGCCAGAAGACGTTGCGCCCGACCGGCCCGGCCCGGCGCACGTCGGCGTACCAGGCCGCCTTCACCGAGGGAACCCCGTAGATGCGCGATCCCGGCGACGCGGCGAGCCGGTCGGCGACCTCCGACTGCACCATCACCAGCCCGCGCCGCAGCGACGGCAGCACCTCGAGCAGGTGCAGCACGACCGGCACGGACACGTTGTACGGCAGGTTGGCCACGAGCGCGGTCGGC from Microbispora sp. ZYX-F-249 harbors:
- the rsmA gene encoding 16S rRNA (adenine(1518)-N(6)/adenine(1519)-N(6))-dimethyltransferase RsmA; this encodes MSLLGPVEVRVLAEKLNLRPTKKLGQNFVIDGGTVRRIVRLAEVTPEDVAIEVGPGLGSLTLALLPEVAEVVAVEIDPVLAEQLPLTVAQRAPDVAGRLKVVHADALKVGPADLGAEPTALVANLPYNVSVPVVLHLLEVLPSLRRGLVMVQSEVADRLAASPGSRIYGVPSVKAAWYADVRRAGPVGRNVFWPAPNVDSGLVSLVRREPPATTATRQEVFAAVDAAFAQRRKTLRAALASWAGTPAAAEKALVGAGIDPSARGEQLRIEDFARIAEQRAVIA